A genomic stretch from Limnobacter thiooxidans includes:
- a CDS encoding glycosyltransferase: MTAKKIVYLVNQYPKVSHTFIRREILALETLGLNVMRLSVRGWENELPDPVDEQERQKTRYLLRQGVGSLLWSGMKVFMQRPATFLNTLFVALRMGVRADRAWPFHLIYLLEACKALEWLQQDNIEHVHAHFGGNSTEVAMLIRLLGGPPYSFTVHGPEEFDKPEFIHLGAKVKHSAFTVAITSYCRSQIFRWIPYSQWHKVQVVRCGIDAPFHENLPDTFPAEPRMVCIGRLCEQKGQLILLEAALKLKLKKISFSLVLAGDGEMRPEIERQIDAMGLRKHVQVTGWISSAQVREEILKSRAMVLPSFGEGLPVVIMEAMALRRPVISTYIAGIPELVQAGQNGFLCPAGDVDALALQMELCLTAPTETLVHMGFLAQQAVLAQHSVDIEAGRLAHLFSNSNSGEFTPKGG, encoded by the coding sequence TTGACTGCGAAAAAAATTGTCTATCTGGTGAATCAATATCCAAAAGTCAGTCACACCTTCATACGGCGGGAAATACTGGCGCTTGAAACCTTGGGATTGAATGTAATGCGCCTGTCTGTCAGGGGCTGGGAAAATGAATTGCCCGACCCCGTGGATGAACAAGAACGACAAAAAACCCGTTACCTGCTTCGCCAAGGTGTGGGAAGCCTGTTGTGGTCGGGCATGAAGGTTTTCATGCAGCGTCCCGCGACATTTCTCAACACCCTGTTCGTTGCCTTGAGAATGGGAGTTCGTGCTGACCGGGCCTGGCCTTTTCACTTGATCTATTTGCTGGAAGCCTGCAAGGCCTTGGAATGGCTTCAGCAAGACAATATTGAGCATGTCCATGCGCACTTTGGCGGCAACTCCACCGAAGTCGCCATGCTGATTCGGCTGCTCGGTGGGCCACCTTACAGCTTTACGGTTCATGGCCCCGAAGAGTTCGACAAGCCCGAATTCATTCATTTGGGGGCCAAGGTCAAGCACAGTGCATTCACCGTGGCAATTACTTCGTATTGCCGAAGCCAGATCTTCCGCTGGATACCTTATTCACAATGGCACAAGGTTCAAGTCGTTCGCTGTGGTATTGATGCGCCTTTTCATGAAAACCTGCCTGACACCTTTCCAGCCGAACCCCGCATGGTGTGCATTGGTCGCCTGTGTGAGCAGAAAGGCCAGTTGATTTTGCTGGAAGCAGCCTTGAAGCTGAAACTCAAGAAAATCAGTTTTTCGTTGGTGTTGGCTGGCGACGGGGAAATGCGTCCAGAAATTGAACGCCAGATTGACGCAATGGGTTTGCGCAAGCACGTGCAGGTCACGGGCTGGATTAGCAGCGCACAGGTTCGGGAAGAAATATTGAAATCAAGGGCGATGGTGTTGCCAAGCTTCGGCGAAGGTCTGCCTGTTGTGATCATGGAAGCCATGGCCTTGCGGCGACCGGTGATCAGCACCTACATTGCCGGCATTCCTGAATTGGTACAGGCGGGCCAGAATGGCTTTTTGTGCCCTGCGGGTGATGTTGATGCCTTGGCCTTGCAGATGGAACTGTGCCTGACCGCCCCTACAGAAACCTTGGTGCACATGGGCTTTTTGGCCCAGCAGGCCGTTCTCGCGCAACACAGTGTTGACATCGAGGCGGGCAGGCTCGCTCACTTGTTCTCAAACAGCAATTCCGGCGAATTCACGCCCAAGGGAGGTTAA